The Paracholeplasma morum genome segment AATCTTGACATTTTAATACCCCACTTAGTTTGCTCATTCTAATACCTCAATGTTTATGACTTCAATCAAATCCTCTGCAGGAATAATTGCTAATCCACCCCAAGTTCCATGTAGTTGATCAAGTCCGTCTATGTATTCAATGATTCCTTCACGACCGTTGTAATGGTCTTCACCCTTCATGCTAATGATTCTAATTTTGTCTCCAATTTTGTACATACAGATTACCTCCTATGGTTAGTAATATATATCACTCTAAAGAGACAAAATAGCAAGTAAAAAGCGACCGAAGTCGCTCAGTCATTCAACCTATCAAATTTGTTCTAACAATCACATTGTTAACTTCAAATGCCGATAATTAATATCGATGTTTCCGAATAATTTTGTAAACAACGTATAGTTGAATAATGAAATATAGGATTGAACATCCATAAAGAATCAGAATATAAGTTTCTAA includes the following:
- a CDS encoding DUF4314 domain-containing protein; the protein is MYKIGDKIRIISMKGEDHYNGREGIIEYIDGLDQLHGTWGGLAIIPAEDLIEVINIEVLE